The genomic segment CTGTGACCCTCGGCTTGTAAGGCCGATGCTCTCCCAGCTGAGCTAGTCGCCCGAAACTACTAAAAAAAGAATGGCGGAGCGGACGGGGTTCGAACCCGCGACCTCCGGCGTGACAGGCCGGCATTCTAACCAACTGAACTACCACTCCAACTACCTTTACTGCTTATTTCCCAGCCACCAATGATCGCATAGAAAATATCAAATGGTGGGCGACACAGGGCTTGAACCTGTGACCCTCGGCTTGTAAGGCCGATGCTCTCCCAGCTGAGCTAGTCGCCCGAAACTACTAAAAAAGAATGGCGGAGCGGACGGGGTTCGAACCCGCGACCTCCGGCGTGACAGGCCGGCATTCTAACCAACTGAACTACCACTCCAGCATTTTTCCTACTCACCATCCGCCTAAACAAACTGCTCAGAAAAATGGTTTGAATCTTGGTGGGCGACACAGGGCTTGAACCTGTGACCCTCGGCTTGTAAGGCCGATGCTCTCCCAGCTGAGCTAGTCGCCCCCTCGTAAGGTGAGGAGTATTTACCAATTTCCCTCTTTCCCGTCAAGAGAAATTGTTCATTCTTTTTCAATTTACCGTCTCTTTTTTTCCTTTTCCGCAGAACTACGCCCTATTTATTTTTCCCTTTGGAAAGAAGTGCTTGCTCCAATACCTGATCCATATGAGAAACGAGTTTAATATCGAGAGCATTTTTAATTTTTGCCGGGACATCTTTTAGATCACGACCATTCTCTTCGGGCAGTAAGACCTTGGTTATATTTCCACGCTTGGCGGCGAGCAACTTCTCGGTCAGGCCACCAATGGGTAACACTCGACCACGGAGCGTTATTTCACCGGTCATGGCAAGCTCGTGCCGTATTGGACGTCCAGTAAGGGCTGAGGCCAGGGTCGTTGCTATGGTAATACCAGCCGAAGGCCCATCTTTTGGAATAGCACCCTCCGGAACATGGACATGGATATCAACCTTTTCATAAAAATCAGGTTCAAGCTTAAGCTCTTTCGCTCGGCTACGAATATAACTATAGGCTGCCTGTGCTGATTCCTGCATGACATCACCAAGTTGCCCGGTAAGAGTCAACTTCCCCTTCCCCGGCATCAGAATGACCTCTATCTGCAACAGAACACCACCCACCTGAGTCCAGGCAAGGCCTGTTGCCAAACCCACCTCATCACGTTCTTCGGCAAGACCATAACGATACTTGGGGGTACCGAGATATGTGGGTACCGACTTTTCACCAATTCGATATTTTTTACTCTTCTTGCCCTTCTGCAGGCGATCCCTGGCCACCTTTCGACAAAGAGAGGCCAATACTCGTTCAAGCCCCCTCACCCCTGCCTCACGGGTATAATGACGAACAACGGTGAGCATAGCGCCCGGGCTCAAAAAGATATCATCCTTTTGAAAGCCATTGGCCTTAAGCTGTTTGGGCAACAGATATTTCTCTGCAATAACCTGCTTATCCTCCTCAGTATAACCACTGAGTTGAATAATCTCCATCCGATCCTGCAGGGGAATGGGAATTCCCTCCAGACTGTTGGCTGTGGTGATAAAAAACACCTGAGAGAGGTCATAGTCGAGGTCAAGGTAATGATCATTAAAGGACGAATTTTGTTCTGGGTCCAATACCTCAAGCAGGGCAGCGGCAGGGTCACCACGAAAATCCGTCGACATTTTATCGATCTCATCGAGGCAAAAAACGGGATTTGCCACCCCAACCTTTTGCATGGCCCGCAGTACCTTTCCAGCCATGGCACCAACATAGGTACGACGATGCCCTCGGATCTCAGCCTCATCCCGCAGCCCTCCCAATGAGAGTCGAGCAAATTCCCGGCCCATCGACTTGGCAATTGACTGACAAATGGAAGTTTTTCCTACGCCTGGAGGGCCCACAAAACAGAGGATTGGCCCCTTGAGCTTAGCCACCTGCGACTGCACAGCCAGAAACTCCAGAATCCGTTCTTTGGGCTTTTCCAGACCATAATGATCCTTATTAAGAATCCCCTCGGCCTTAAGAACATTAAGCTGGCCCTTACTTCTTTTTTTCCAGGGAAGTCCGAGAATGGTATCGATATAGCTACGCACCACGGTTGTTTCCGCTGACATCGCAGGCATTCCACGCAACTTTTTCAGCTCTTTCTGGACCCTTGCCCGCGCATATGCCGGCATTTTTTTGGCCTTGATAATATTTTCAAGCTCTGTCATCTCATCAACGCCATCTTCGCCCTGACCTATCTCTTTTTGCATCTCA from the Desulfotalea psychrophila LSv54 genome contains:
- the lon gene encoding endopeptidase La, which produces MTKIYPLMPLRDIVIFPHMVAPLVVGREKSIRALEDAMEKKTEIFLVTQLEPTCEDPNEGEIYQCGTLSTVMQLLRLPDGTIKALVEGQRRARIVSRVPHEEFMQVEVEECTEVLPGQDELIAYERELRKAFQQFAHLGKKIGEEVVVSCSSIEDPVKLANVICSHLPLSSKEKQEVLEVETLGGRIELLLEILFRELQLAEVERKINIKVKQKLSRAQRDYYLGEKIREMQKEIGQGEDGVDEMTELENIIKAKKMPAYARARVQKELKKLRGMPAMSAETTVVRSYIDTILGLPWKKRSKGQLNVLKAEGILNKDHYGLEKPKERILEFLAVQSQVAKLKGPILCFVGPPGVGKTSICQSIAKSMGREFARLSLGGLRDEAEIRGHRRTYVGAMAGKVLRAMQKVGVANPVFCLDEIDKMSTDFRGDPAAALLEVLDPEQNSSFNDHYLDLDYDLSQVFFITTANSLEGIPIPLQDRMEIIQLSGYTEEDKQVIAEKYLLPKQLKANGFQKDDIFLSPGAMLTVVRHYTREAGVRGLERVLASLCRKVARDRLQKGKKSKKYRIGEKSVPTYLGTPKYRYGLAEERDEVGLATGLAWTQVGGVLLQIEVILMPGKGKLTLTGQLGDVMQESAQAAYSYIRSRAKELKLEPDFYEKVDIHVHVPEGAIPKDGPSAGITIATTLASALTGRPIRHELAMTGEITLRGRVLPIGGLTEKLLAAKRGNITKVLLPEENGRDLKDVPAKIKNALDIKLVSHMDQVLEQALLSKGKNK